One region of Niallia sp. Man26 genomic DNA includes:
- a CDS encoding SAF domain-containing protein → MSIYTKLLQRERENAPIKVGVIGAGQMGFGMIAQISKIPGMIVTGICDVNVQAAQRAADFYSSQSARKDSIVVTNDYRKVIQSNNVEVIVDATGVPEVGANVSLEALRSKKHIVLLNVEVDITIGSIMYQMFSNAGLIYTGSAGDEPAATLELYEFAKTMGLEVLVAGKGKNNPFNPLSNPDTAAAEAKSKNMSAHMLAAFQDGTKTMAEMNLLSNAIGLIPDKVGMHGVSATVQDVADKLDLKENGGVLNSFGVVEYVNGLAPGVFVIVKSELEPVDEELRYLKVGKGPHYVFYRPYHLASLETPITIAKAVLEHDSSIHPLGAPISETVTVAKRDIKAGETLDGIGGYSVRGVLETHSDMKKNGHIPIGLISGKVIAKRDIKTGTFLTFDDIELDTNTTVWKLRALQDQLFPSNLEQRPLVTL, encoded by the coding sequence ATGTCAATTTACACAAAGCTTTTACAAAGAGAACGTGAAAATGCACCCATTAAAGTCGGAGTTATCGGTGCAGGCCAGATGGGTTTTGGAATGATTGCGCAAATCTCCAAAATTCCCGGTATGATCGTAACAGGTATATGTGATGTAAATGTTCAGGCAGCACAAAGAGCTGCTGATTTCTATTCCTCTCAATCTGCCCGCAAGGATTCTATCGTAGTTACAAACGATTATCGTAAAGTCATTCAGTCAAACAATGTGGAAGTAATCGTAGATGCCACTGGTGTTCCAGAAGTAGGCGCAAATGTTTCATTAGAAGCGTTAAGGTCTAAAAAACATATCGTTCTGCTCAATGTAGAAGTGGATATAACAATTGGCTCCATCATGTATCAAATGTTCAGCAATGCCGGACTAATTTATACAGGCTCAGCCGGTGATGAGCCTGCTGCTACACTAGAATTATATGAATTTGCTAAAACGATGGGATTGGAAGTGCTTGTTGCCGGCAAAGGGAAAAACAATCCATTTAACCCGTTATCAAACCCTGATACAGCAGCTGCTGAAGCAAAAAGTAAAAACATGAGTGCCCATATGCTAGCGGCCTTTCAAGATGGGACAAAAACAATGGCAGAAATGAACCTGTTAAGTAATGCGATTGGGTTAATTCCAGATAAGGTCGGCATGCACGGTGTATCAGCAACAGTGCAGGATGTTGCTGATAAATTGGACTTAAAGGAAAATGGCGGGGTATTAAACAGCTTTGGGGTTGTAGAGTATGTAAACGGATTAGCACCAGGGGTTTTTGTCATTGTCAAAAGTGAGCTTGAACCAGTTGATGAAGAGCTGCGCTACTTAAAAGTTGGCAAAGGTCCTCATTATGTATTTTACCGCCCTTATCATTTGGCTAGTTTAGAAACGCCGATCACTATTGCAAAAGCAGTATTAGAGCATGACTCTTCCATTCACCCACTCGGGGCGCCTATATCTGAAACAGTAACGGTCGCTAAAAGAGATATAAAAGCTGGAGAAACATTAGACGGCATTGGTGGATACAGTGTTCGCGGTGTTCTGGAAACGCATTCTGATATGAAGAAAAATGGTCATATTCCAATTGGTTTAATTAGTGGAAAAGTAATAGCAAAACGGGATATAAAAACAGGAACGTTCCTGACTTTTGATGATATAGAGTTAGATACAAATACAACGGTTTGGAAATTAAGAGCATTACAAGATCAGCTTTTTCCATCTAATTTAGAACAACGGCCGCTTGTGACACTATAA
- a CDS encoding sugar-binding transcriptional regulator produces the protein MFKQDRRMLVKIAQMYYEEGATQSEIADRIGISRSLVSKLLTKAREDGIVEIIIHDDHIHQFRNIERKIERLYALREVVCIESVGKETSKKQLGEAASEYLHRVIRDGQIIGMSSGTTLNEVAKAISSVQHYPTATVVPLVGGMGNERVDIHSNSIVSKVGNALQSKYELLHVPVMVDTKEAREVLIRQPSIRSIFHLAEQSHIAIVGIGGRPEDSTMVKSYMGSDHLQITNDSEIVGDICYNFINKFGKPVQNAWNDRVIAMELEKLKAIPLVIGVASGLEKVQAIKAALEGSLIHVLITDEATGTALVEG, from the coding sequence GTGTTTAAACAGGATAGAAGGATGCTCGTTAAAATTGCCCAAATGTATTATGAGGAAGGTGCCACCCAATCGGAAATTGCCGACAGAATTGGAATCAGCAGGTCCCTCGTTTCTAAGCTGTTAACGAAAGCGAGGGAAGATGGTATTGTCGAAATTATCATTCATGATGACCATATTCATCAATTTAGAAATATTGAACGGAAAATAGAGCGTCTTTATGCATTAAGGGAAGTAGTATGCATAGAGAGTGTTGGCAAGGAGACGTCAAAAAAGCAATTAGGCGAAGCGGCCAGTGAGTATTTACATCGTGTTATCAGAGATGGCCAGATTATTGGCATGTCCTCTGGCACGACATTAAATGAAGTGGCAAAGGCTATCAGTTCTGTGCAGCACTATCCAACAGCAACCGTTGTTCCATTAGTCGGAGGGATGGGGAACGAGCGAGTAGACATTCATTCGAACAGTATTGTCTCAAAGGTCGGCAATGCCCTTCAATCGAAGTATGAGTTACTGCATGTTCCAGTAATGGTAGACACAAAGGAAGCGAGAGAAGTATTAATACGCCAGCCTTCTATCCGGTCTATTTTTCATTTAGCAGAACAATCACATATTGCCATTGTAGGTATAGGCGGCCGGCCAGAGGATTCGACGATGGTAAAATCGTACATGGGCTCTGATCATCTGCAAATCACGAATGACTCAGAAATTGTCGGCGATATTTGTTATAACTTTATTAATAAGTTTGGCAAGCCTGTTCAAAATGCTTGGAATGACAGAGTGATAGCAATGGAACTGGAAAAATTAAAAGCAATACCGCTCGTTATTGGTGTAGCTTCCGGTCTGGAAAAGGTTCAAGCCATAAAAGCTGCCTTGGAGGGTAGTTTAATTCATGTGCTGATTACAGATGAAGCAACTGGAACTGCCCTTGTAGAAGGCTAG
- a CDS encoding PTS glucitol/sorbitol transporter subunit IIB — MTAYRGVFVSKGSGGWGVGLYVEPDSKKSKIVSITGGGIHPVAAKIAELTGAEAVDGFKGSYPEEEMACVVIDCGGTARIGVYPMKRILTVDVLPSSPSGPLSKYITDDIFVSGVTTKDVAISESYNQSASAEEAAERPKFDTKDKDKFQENYKQLKQNIAAKQKENILLRFSKGIGNVTGTFYQAGRDTMDILLKNILPFMAFVSMLMGIINYTGVGDWIAQALTPLAGSLWGLLVIAVVCTLPFLSPVLGPGAVIAQVIGVLIGSQIALGNIPPQYALPALFAINGQVGCDFIPVGLSLGEAKPETVRYGVPAILYSRLITGVVAVVIAYFASFGMY, encoded by the coding sequence ATGACAGCTTATCGCGGTGTTTTCGTATCCAAAGGCTCAGGCGGCTGGGGTGTTGGTCTGTATGTGGAACCAGATTCTAAAAAGAGCAAAATTGTTTCGATTACAGGCGGAGGGATTCATCCAGTTGCCGCAAAAATAGCAGAGTTAACTGGTGCTGAGGCAGTAGATGGCTTTAAAGGCTCCTATCCAGAAGAAGAAATGGCCTGTGTTGTTATTGACTGTGGCGGAACTGCACGGATTGGCGTTTACCCAATGAAACGAATTTTGACAGTCGATGTTCTTCCTTCCTCTCCATCAGGTCCGCTGTCCAAATATATAACCGATGATATTTTTGTTTCAGGTGTAACAACGAAAGATGTGGCGATTTCAGAAAGCTATAATCAATCTGCAAGTGCCGAAGAAGCAGCAGAGCGTCCTAAATTTGATACTAAAGATAAAGACAAATTCCAGGAGAACTATAAACAATTAAAACAAAACATTGCAGCAAAACAAAAAGAAAATATCTTGCTGCGTTTCTCAAAAGGAATTGGCAATGTCACAGGCACATTTTATCAAGCTGGCCGGGACACAATGGATATTTTGCTAAAGAATATTCTGCCTTTTATGGCGTTTGTAAGTATGCTCATGGGAATTATTAATTATACAGGTGTGGGCGATTGGATTGCACAGGCACTTACTCCTCTTGCTGGTTCCCTTTGGGGGCTGCTTGTCATAGCGGTTGTCTGTACATTGCCCTTCTTATCTCCAGTGTTAGGACCTGGCGCCGTAATCGCCCAAGTTATTGGCGTATTAATCGGTTCGCAAATAGCGTTAGGCAATATTCCGCCCCAATATGCTCTTCCTGCCCTATTTGCCATTAATGGGCAAGTTGGCTGTGATTTTATTCCTGTTGGTTTGTCTCTTGGCGAAGCTAAGCCAGAAACAGTTCGCTACGGAGTACCTGCGATTCTTTACAGTCGTTTGATCACAGGTGTTGTTGCTGTAGTCATTGCTTATTTTGCTAGTTTTGGCATGTATTAA
- a CDS encoding PTS glucitol/sorbitol transporter subunit IIC, with the protein MEWIKWLGEHFIGMFQAGGETFMGLVTGIVPTLVVLLTFTYAMMKFVGEERVTRIIQFAAKYTILRYTLMPILSLLMLTNPMAYTFGRFLPEKQKPAFYDSAVSFVHPVTGLFPYANAGELFVYLGIANGIQELGLPIADLAVRYFIVGVVIILIRGIVTEIITKYLAKKDGADIA; encoded by the coding sequence ATGGAATGGATCAAATGGTTAGGAGAGCATTTTATTGGGATGTTTCAGGCAGGCGGGGAAACCTTTATGGGGCTGGTAACAGGCATTGTTCCTACTCTCGTAGTTCTATTAACATTCACGTATGCAATGATGAAATTTGTTGGAGAAGAAAGAGTTACACGAATCATTCAGTTTGCTGCTAAATACACAATCCTTCGCTATACACTCATGCCAATTCTATCACTTCTTATGTTAACAAACCCAATGGCATATACTTTTGGCCGTTTTTTACCAGAAAAGCAAAAGCCCGCCTTCTACGATTCAGCCGTATCATTCGTTCATCCAGTCACAGGTTTATTTCCTTATGCAAATGCAGGAGAGCTCTTTGTCTATTTAGGAATTGCTAACGGCATCCAAGAATTAGGGCTGCCGATAGCAGACTTAGCTGTCCGTTACTTTATCGTTGGTGTCGTTATTATTTTGATTCGTGGAATCGTAACTGAAATAATCACAAAATATTTAGCGAAAAAGGATGGCGCTGATATAGCGTAG
- a CDS encoding transcriptional regulator GutM — MQLAFILCLILIVQYLLSLFQIKQYKKNIDKIVSGYKGQDGFFMFSGMTRGKLKHGAIAVLIVDSNYIIHECHLLKGMSVLTKFKAMEIYKGKHVGEIVSYIHDEIPNKGKNKLPSSRKALLQASENALLTIAKKKVSLGV, encoded by the coding sequence ATGCAGTTAGCTTTTATACTTTGTTTGATACTTATTGTGCAATATCTTTTATCGCTGTTTCAGATTAAGCAATACAAAAAGAATATCGATAAAATTGTCAGCGGTTACAAAGGTCAGGATGGTTTTTTTATGTTCTCAGGAATGACACGCGGAAAGCTTAAGCACGGAGCAATTGCTGTCTTAATTGTTGATAGTAACTATATCATTCATGAATGTCACTTGTTAAAAGGGATGTCAGTCTTAACTAAATTTAAGGCGATGGAAATCTATAAAGGCAAGCATGTTGGGGAAATTGTCAGCTACATCCATGATGAGATTCCTAATAAGGGCAAAAATAAACTTCCTTCCTCAAGAAAGGCATTGTTACAGGCAAGTGAAAATGCATTATTAACAATCGCTAAGAAAAAGGTGTCATTAGGAGTATAA
- a CDS encoding MFS transporter: MSKETLWTKSFINIWVSNFFLFLTFYFLMVSLPVYAINELHGKQSSAGLITTMFLLTAIVIRPFAGKLMQKYGKKTLLVLSLAIFFLVALFYFLPESVGSLLIVRAFHGIGFGMATTATGTIVADIIPNSRRGEGMGYYSMSMNLAMVAGPFLGLMAINSWGADTLFLLAVIFAVFAILTGLFIKLPKNTVPASEAPAEKTPSKFGGILEPSAIPISIVAALFGIVYSSILSFVSVYADGKGLQSVSGYFFVVYAIIMLIGRPFAGRWFDRYGANVIVYPCILLFAIGMLTLSNVNTAFFFLFAAALIGLGYGTLFPSFQTIAIQKAAPEKRGLATATFLSLFDSGIGIGSFIVGFVGDMIGFGSLYFYSTFYILLALVVYYFLHGKAAKQAKLMSNVSKAG; this comes from the coding sequence TTGAGTAAGGAAACACTTTGGACGAAAAGTTTTATTAATATTTGGGTTAGCAACTTTTTTTTATTTTTAACATTTTATTTTTTAATGGTGTCTCTGCCCGTTTATGCCATCAATGAACTGCATGGGAAACAATCAAGCGCAGGTCTGATCACGACAATGTTCTTGCTGACAGCCATTGTCATCAGACCGTTCGCAGGCAAGCTGATGCAAAAATACGGGAAGAAGACACTGCTTGTACTGTCATTGGCGATCTTCTTTCTTGTGGCGCTATTCTATTTCTTGCCTGAATCTGTCGGAAGCCTACTGATTGTCCGTGCCTTTCATGGCATCGGATTCGGGATGGCAACTACTGCAACAGGAACGATTGTTGCAGATATTATTCCCAACTCCAGAAGAGGCGAAGGAATGGGCTATTATTCAATGTCGATGAACCTTGCGATGGTTGCAGGGCCGTTCCTTGGTTTGATGGCCATTAATTCATGGGGAGCAGATACACTATTTTTGCTGGCTGTAATATTTGCGGTTTTTGCAATCCTAACAGGTTTATTTATTAAACTGCCGAAAAATACAGTTCCCGCAAGCGAAGCACCGGCAGAAAAGACTCCATCTAAATTCGGCGGCATTCTCGAACCGTCTGCTATTCCGATCAGCATTGTTGCTGCACTGTTTGGAATCGTTTATTCATCTATTTTGTCCTTTGTGTCTGTATATGCAGACGGCAAAGGCTTGCAGAGTGTGTCAGGCTACTTCTTTGTCGTATATGCTATAATCATGCTGATCGGCAGACCATTTGCAGGACGCTGGTTTGACCGTTATGGTGCAAATGTGATTGTTTATCCATGCATTCTGCTATTTGCTATAGGAATGCTGACATTGAGCAATGTAAACACAGCCTTTTTCTTCTTGTTTGCAGCAGCGTTAATTGGCTTAGGTTATGGAACGCTCTTTCCAAGCTTCCAAACAATCGCCATTCAAAAAGCTGCTCCAGAAAAGCGCGGCTTAGCAACAGCAACTTTCCTGTCATTATTCGACAGCGGTATCGGAATCGGGTCCTTTATAGTAGGTTTTGTCGGAGACATGATTGGCTTCGGTTCGCTATATTTCTACAGTACTTTCTATATCTTATTAGCACTTGTCGTTTATTATTTCCTACATGGAAAAGCGGCAAAACAGGCTAAGTTAATGAGCAATGTATCGAAAGCTGGATAA
- a CDS encoding winged helix DNA-binding protein, which produces MNDVHELFHSINQLARQMTKSLNDALQPFDIYSSQWTVLFLLKTKGSMTQKEISDYLAIEAPPITRTVQKLVANDYVRQVKGIDKRTKRIELTEKALEKYPEWEKAVLQMNEELIQPLNPASQQQLLTLISDWNQDLSTRGKEFE; this is translated from the coding sequence ATGAATGATGTTCATGAATTATTTCACTCGATAAACCAGCTTGCCAGACAAATGACAAAATCATTGAATGATGCACTTCAGCCGTTCGATATTTACAGTTCACAGTGGACTGTTCTCTTTTTGCTTAAAACAAAGGGTTCTATGACACAGAAGGAAATTTCCGATTATTTAGCAATTGAGGCACCGCCGATTACAAGAACGGTGCAAAAATTAGTAGCAAATGATTATGTGAGACAAGTAAAGGGAATCGACAAACGCACAAAAAGGATTGAGCTTACCGAAAAAGCGTTGGAGAAGTACCCAGAATGGGAAAAAGCAGTCCTGCAAATGAACGAGGAGCTGATTCAGCCATTAAATCCCGCATCTCAACAGCAATTACTGACATTGATTTCAGATTGGAATCAGGATTTATCAACTAGGGGGAAGGAATTTGAGTAA
- a CDS encoding VanZ family protein: MECRRKIFRGMCFCLFAVYIVILFYLLFFSGYRQAVKGTVAYNFIPFRSILADIGGLSSFNLGLWTNNLFGNILAFMPFGFFIPLLFANVRKLSSVIGCAFALSVSVELLQLVTRIGACDVDDVILNTLGGFCGYWLWKVMKRAF; encoded by the coding sequence ATGGAATGTAGACGAAAGATTTTCAGAGGAATGTGCTTCTGTTTATTTGCTGTATATATAGTAATTTTATTTTATTTATTGTTTTTTTCAGGGTACAGACAAGCAGTCAAAGGAACTGTTGCTTATAATTTCATTCCATTTAGAAGTATTCTTGCAGACATAGGCGGATTGTCTTCCTTTAATCTGGGGTTATGGACGAATAATTTATTCGGAAACATCCTCGCTTTTATGCCGTTCGGGTTCTTTATTCCCCTTCTTTTTGCTAATGTCCGCAAGCTTTCCTCGGTTATTGGCTGCGCTTTTGCCTTGTCTGTTTCTGTCGAACTGCTTCAGCTTGTAACAAGGATAGGTGCTTGTGATGTGGATGATGTTATCCTTAATACACTTGGGGGATTTTGCGGATATTGGCTGTGGAAAGTAATGAAACGTGCTTTTTAA
- a CDS encoding iron-containing alcohol dehydrogenase, translating into MSSHVLYIPSTNLIGRGCLNEAGEYLHQLKFTKALLVTDKVLVNNGIAEKVINILKNNAIDYIIYDEVKPNPTIANVMNGLQVFQENQCDCIVSVGGGSPQDAAKAIGLMAANGGDLRTYEGVGKTAHKSVPIAAVNTTAGTSSEYTINYVITDEERQVKMVMVDKNSLAAISINDPELMTAKPEALTAATGMDALTHAIEAIVSKGAYRITDAQALAAVEIIFEYLPKAVKNGEDLKAREQMVFAMFLAGVAFNNAGLGFVHAMAHQLGGVYDLPHGVCNAMLLPIVERENAKRDPSKFPAIAKAIGIQTEGKSALQCAEEVINAIEQLSVSVGIPATLSELGVFEADLDKLAQFALVDACAPGNPFQPTKEEVIAMYKEIL; encoded by the coding sequence ATGTCTTCACATGTTTTATATATACCAAGTACGAACTTAATCGGAAGAGGCTGCCTAAATGAAGCAGGCGAATATTTACATCAGCTGAAGTTTACGAAAGCACTGCTTGTAACTGATAAAGTATTAGTAAACAATGGTATTGCAGAAAAAGTGATAAATATACTGAAAAACAATGCTATCGATTATATTATTTACGACGAAGTAAAGCCTAATCCGACAATTGCTAATGTAATGAATGGCTTGCAAGTATTTCAAGAAAATCAATGTGATTGTATCGTTTCTGTCGGTGGAGGTTCACCGCAGGATGCAGCAAAGGCTATTGGCCTTATGGCAGCTAACGGCGGAGATTTAAGAACATACGAAGGTGTGGGAAAAACAGCGCATAAATCTGTCCCGATTGCAGCAGTTAACACAACTGCCGGCACTTCAAGCGAGTATACGATTAACTATGTTATTACAGATGAAGAACGGCAAGTGAAGATGGTGATGGTTGATAAAAACAGTCTTGCAGCAATTTCCATTAATGATCCTGAGCTGATGACGGCAAAACCTGAAGCATTGACAGCTGCTACAGGGATGGATGCTTTAACACATGCGATTGAAGCGATTGTGTCAAAAGGAGCATACAGGATTACAGATGCTCAAGCTTTGGCTGCAGTTGAAATTATCTTTGAATATTTGCCAAAAGCAGTCAAAAATGGGGAGGATCTCAAAGCAAGAGAGCAGATGGTATTCGCCATGTTCCTTGCTGGTGTAGCATTTAATAATGCAGGACTTGGATTTGTCCATGCAATGGCCCACCAGTTAGGCGGCGTTTACGATTTACCTCATGGTGTGTGTAATGCGATGCTTCTGCCAATCGTTGAGAGGGAAAATGCTAAACGAGACCCAAGTAAGTTTCCGGCAATTGCTAAGGCTATTGGAATTCAAACAGAAGGCAAATCAGCTTTGCAATGTGCAGAGGAAGTGATAAATGCAATTGAACAATTAAGCGTTAGTGTGGGTATTCCTGCAACTCTGTCAGAATTAGGCGTATTTGAAGCAGACTTAGATAAGCTTGCTCAGTTTGCGCTTGTGGATGCTTGTGCCCCAGGGAATCCATTTCAGCCTACAAAAGAAGAAGTAATCGCCATGTATAAGGAGATTTTATAA